Proteins from a single region of Mycetohabitans endofungorum:
- a CDS encoding IS110 family transposase, translating into MASTSNASVRHRTIGIDLAIRAVQLAQVFDDGRAVGKPIRFRLTSTDLKRFIFTIKNGITAETPITAVMEPTGMAWFPVANWLQRAGIRVIRIKGQRVKALRKYLSEHAKTDTADAHVLGAIPGFGGRGLDPVHVPVPEQHALQRLTKQRHRYQELVCSARRRVLDLIRWACPALEPVLPNTVTQLTLAILGELFNPREVAAMRRDVLARFLSRNASGNHPKSGPFIDSMVEKLKSAATETIELHGDSVDFVALQFEVAQEVEHLRLWDRHIGAIEREVERIYQRAHPSDALRSTPGVGSTLAPLLIGILGHAKRFRNEDHIRGFCGMFPTKNSSGGIDKPGQRLTKSGSDRIKRALYIAADVARKIDPELAAVYWRLMVNKGHHHKQAICAVATRLINRIYRVLKTGQPYVLRDQQGNAITVQEGKRIVLAQFTVPLEVRQSRRNQPMPQSA; encoded by the coding sequence ATGGCCTCAACCAGTAATGCGTCGGTACGCCACCGAACCATCGGCATTGACCTTGCGATCAGAGCAGTTCAGCTCGCGCAGGTCTTTGATGATGGCCGTGCGGTTGGCAAGCCCATCCGCTTTCGTTTAACGTCAACTGACCTCAAGCGCTTTATATTCACCATCAAGAACGGGATCACTGCTGAAACGCCAATTACGGCGGTGATGGAGCCAACAGGCATGGCATGGTTCCCGGTTGCGAACTGGCTCCAGCGTGCGGGCATCAGGGTTATTCGAATCAAGGGGCAGCGTGTCAAGGCATTGCGCAAGTACCTCAGCGAGCACGCCAAGACCGATACGGCCGATGCGCATGTACTGGGTGCGATACCCGGCTTTGGCGGTCGGGGCCTCGATCCCGTCCATGTACCCGTGCCCGAACAACATGCACTGCAACGACTGACCAAGCAACGTCACCGCTATCAGGAACTGGTATGTTCTGCGCGGCGTCGTGTTCTTGATCTCATCCGCTGGGCCTGCCCAGCCCTTGAGCCAGTGTTACCCAATACCGTGACGCAGCTCACGCTGGCAATTCTCGGCGAGCTATTCAATCCACGCGAGGTTGCTGCCATGAGGCGCGATGTGCTCGCCCGATTTCTTTCCCGCAACGCCTCTGGCAATCATCCCAAGAGTGGTCCTTTTATTGACTCGATGGTCGAAAAGCTAAAATCAGCTGCTACCGAGACCATCGAGCTACATGGAGATAGCGTGGATTTCGTCGCACTGCAGTTCGAGGTGGCGCAGGAGGTCGAACATTTGCGACTATGGGATCGTCACATCGGCGCGATAGAGCGCGAGGTAGAACGGATCTATCAGCGGGCGCATCCATCCGATGCGCTTCGGTCAACTCCCGGCGTCGGATCAACTTTGGCCCCGTTGCTTATCGGGATACTCGGCCACGCGAAGCGTTTCCGTAACGAAGACCATATTCGTGGATTCTGCGGCATGTTCCCGACCAAAAATTCATCTGGCGGCATAGACAAACCAGGTCAACGGCTAACAAAGAGCGGTAGCGATCGCATCAAGCGGGCACTGTATATCGCCGCAGACGTCGCTCGCAAGATTGACCCGGAGCTTGCCGCCGTCTACTGGAGGCTCATGGTGAACAAAGGCCACCACCACAAGCAGGCCATATGTGCTGTCGCCACGCGTCTAATCAATCGTATCTATCGTGTGCTGAAGACTGGCCAGCCGTATGTGCTGCGGGACCAGCAAGGTAACGCGATTACCGTTCAGGAAGGCAAGCGCATCGTTCTCGCACAATTCACCGTGCCGCTCGAAGTCCGCCAATCACGTCGGAACCAGCCCATGCCACAATCAGCGTAG
- the istA gene encoding IS21 family transposase translates to MLSWISFLELAVELGEVLTILELHRQGLSISAIASRLGMDRKTVRKYINNGVQVPRYGPRAPRPRVMDPFIDYVTERVRAFPELSIERLLREIRALGYKGGRSVLGEIVREVRPPRQNGFEVRFETPAGQQAQVDFAHFNVEFGDAPGQRRSIWLFSIVLGHSRYLRFVEHQDLQTLLRCHMQAFKYLGCVPREILYDRMKTAVLGEQDKHIIYNTKMVACAKHYGFVPRACKAYRAKTKGKVKRPFRYIRQDFFLARQFLDLADLNRQLRDWLDTVANVRMHGTMQRVVAQHFAQERPTLQALPAGVFNGVIRLERRVNHEGLVSVGGNYYSVPDRARRRVLEVHSLAHEIRIYEDGELLAVHPVLDGRKQTSLLAGQRQVQRNKPASRHAQSAATAPVLRRPLSFYDQVAKRLAGAGRSA, encoded by the coding sequence ATGCTGTCCTGGATTTCGTTCTTGGAGCTAGCGGTCGAACTGGGAGAGGTACTGACGATTTTGGAGTTGCACCGGCAGGGGCTGAGCATCTCGGCGATTGCCAGCAGACTGGGCATGGATCGCAAGACCGTCCGCAAGTACATCAATAATGGAGTCCAGGTGCCGCGGTATGGCCCCCGAGCGCCACGGCCGCGGGTCATGGACCCGTTCATCGACTACGTAACAGAGCGGGTGCGCGCGTTTCCGGAACTGAGCATCGAGCGCTTGCTGCGTGAGATCCGGGCTCTCGGCTACAAGGGCGGCCGCTCGGTGCTTGGTGAGATAGTCCGGGAGGTACGCCCGCCCAGGCAGAACGGATTCGAGGTCAGGTTTGAGACGCCCGCCGGCCAACAAGCACAGGTCGACTTTGCTCACTTCAATGTCGAGTTCGGTGATGCGCCTGGTCAGCGTCGCTCCATATGGCTGTTCTCAATCGTGCTAGGGCACAGCCGCTATCTCCGTTTCGTTGAGCATCAGGATCTACAAACACTTCTGCGCTGCCATATGCAGGCATTCAAGTATCTGGGTTGTGTGCCTCGCGAGATCCTCTACGATCGAATGAAGACAGCCGTACTGGGTGAACAGGACAAACACATCATTTACAACACCAAGATGGTCGCCTGCGCGAAGCATTACGGTTTTGTGCCACGCGCGTGCAAAGCTTATCGAGCCAAGACCAAGGGTAAGGTCAAACGCCCGTTCAGATATATCCGCCAAGACTTCTTCCTGGCCCGGCAGTTCCTGGACCTGGCCGATCTGAATCGGCAATTACGCGACTGGCTCGATACCGTGGCTAACGTGCGCATGCACGGCACGATGCAGCGTGTCGTGGCGCAGCACTTTGCACAAGAGCGTCCAACCTTGCAGGCGCTGCCGGCAGGCGTCTTCAACGGCGTCATCCGACTGGAGCGTCGAGTCAACCATGAAGGATTGGTATCAGTCGGTGGCAACTACTACAGCGTGCCGGACCGAGCCCGGCGACGGGTTCTCGAGGTACACAGCCTCGCTCATGAGATCCGGATCTACGAGGATGGAGAACTGCTGGCGGTCCATCCAGTACTCGACGGGCGCAAGCAGACGTCGTTGCTGGCCGGACAGCGGCAGGTACAGCGGAACAAGCCAGCATCGCGTCATGCCCAGTCGGCAGCAACTGCACCGGTTCTGCGCCGGCCATTATCTTTTTACGATCAGGTGGCCAAGCGCTTGGCCGGCGCGGGGAGGAGCGCATGA
- a CDS encoding NAD(P)/FAD-dependent oxidoreductase: MSGNLTQTCDVAIAGGGPAGATVARILAGWGFAVTVIAGHSSRKAGEVMGPEANLVLDALELTSLLATSAGIAAQCDGVVAHWPSMGPDLADHGLRGVCGWAIDPPRLVAALKRLALINGCRWLEEAVLASVTRNTSGYVLSLASGGQTQVVTAKFVIDATGRASRLARRLGARRIVDDKLIAAAARLKRHAPQRDPYLHLTATPHGWWYRTDGPADDTRVAMVADPLDSVGRPDALKRVLRRLLEELYPGLAATATSKMFVMDASSARLNCCAADSWLAVGDAATAFDPLCGQGLAQAFGSALAAAHATRECMAGNPHALAAYDHAVQATYRHSRAQLDLRYAYRGHCEPNPFWPARAHQARSLNTSGL; the protein is encoded by the coding sequence ATGAGCGGCAACCTCACGCAAACGTGTGACGTGGCTATCGCCGGCGGCGGGCCGGCGGGTGCCACAGTCGCGCGGATTCTAGCCGGCTGGGGCTTCGCCGTCACGGTGATCGCCGGCCATAGTAGCCGGAAGGCCGGCGAGGTAATGGGGCCCGAAGCGAACCTGGTACTGGATGCGCTTGAGCTAACCTCTCTATTGGCAACATCAGCAGGGATTGCAGCGCAGTGCGACGGCGTGGTCGCGCACTGGCCCTCGATGGGTCCCGATCTCGCAGACCACGGCTTGCGCGGTGTCTGCGGCTGGGCGATTGATCCGCCGCGATTGGTGGCAGCACTCAAACGCCTTGCGTTGATCAATGGCTGCCGTTGGCTAGAGGAAGCCGTTCTGGCAAGTGTGACACGCAACACCTCAGGCTACGTGTTATCGTTGGCATCCGGCGGCCAGACGCAGGTCGTCACAGCGAAGTTTGTCATTGACGCAACGGGCCGCGCTAGCAGACTGGCCCGCCGGCTGGGTGCCCGCCGCATCGTCGACGACAAGCTCATTGCGGCTGCAGCACGGCTGAAACGTCATGCGCCTCAGCGCGACCCATATCTGCACCTGACTGCGACCCCTCATGGGTGGTGGTACCGTACTGACGGCCCAGCCGATGACACGCGTGTGGCGATGGTGGCCGACCCGCTTGATAGTGTAGGCCGGCCGGATGCGTTGAAGCGTGTCTTGCGGCGGCTTCTTGAAGAATTGTACCCTGGATTGGCTGCCACGGCTACGTCGAAGATGTTTGTCATGGACGCGTCCAGCGCGCGGCTGAACTGCTGCGCGGCGGATAGCTGGCTGGCAGTCGGCGATGCGGCAACGGCCTTCGACCCGTTGTGCGGCCAAGGGCTGGCCCAGGCTTTCGGCTCAGCTCTCGCGGCGGCGCACGCCACCCGGGAATGCATGGCCGGCAACCCCCATGCGCTCGCCGCATACGACCATGCGGTACAAGCGACCTACCGCCATTCACGCGCTCAGCTTGACCTCCGCTATGCCTACCGGGGCCATTGCGAGCCGAACCCATTTTGGCCGGCTCGTGCGCACCAGGCTCGCAGTTTAAATACATCAGGCTTGTAG
- a CDS encoding LodA/GoxA family CTQ-dependent oxidase → MNSNSSNALDPASIVEVAIYPPLGIARVGNARGDSDYFTAAEVIGGAPADPGALRDVNGAIKRQAVRFRIYATLASGQVRELTLNDGIQIQWRVAIANLKAGWYEFTNALDLPDGLAKPAVKRNAETSSGRFRLDITPPPQSIEGRGVSGAGYIFEGQFFDKTVYLGELRTDPQGRLLFLGGHGRAAPRWAGTKPTTFANNSLWFDDVADGTVRAHVTVGGKSFEATPGYVSVAPPNYAPGLFGVVTMDDVVRDMFAAEGWLELPPQTSFTRDVWPIFSRLTAMQWVNHGLFMAHGFGSPLDARNPKVLKRLTDTSHEGRAWREAVFGLFRDPAVGGATDRSKLPYLYGDAYDGGSVDHARVLLAVTSTMYRHLAAWAKGDFINDWQGEPLPPHFDELTPSAQIEHLSRAPLHECLGGPFHPGIELTWIMRRASLWAGPYRLNVLDEEGPARQDFGPELTPEICLGADGPLRGVAPGALTRWLGVPWHTDEASCLSDFEYSPSTYLSMPSYWGARVPNQVLSAEAWSRAVDEASFEMQKLKHATYREDWTRDINGRNYYERIDNMVKNWCELGMVLPTGTPTHLQALGLPEIAHVENGRHPDHAGSNDKVMLMAAIERLASPTPSAVKAMGLTQPGQSRPPRRTYHRGEI, encoded by the coding sequence ATGAATAGCAACAGCAGCAACGCGCTTGATCCGGCGTCGATCGTAGAGGTAGCGATCTATCCACCGCTGGGTATCGCCCGCGTCGGCAACGCCCGAGGCGACTCGGACTATTTCACTGCCGCTGAAGTCATTGGCGGTGCGCCGGCGGATCCAGGGGCGTTGCGCGATGTGAATGGCGCGATCAAGCGCCAAGCCGTGCGTTTTCGCATCTATGCCACGCTTGCCTCGGGGCAAGTGCGTGAGCTAACACTAAACGATGGAATCCAAATTCAATGGCGGGTGGCCATCGCCAACCTGAAGGCCGGCTGGTATGAGTTCACGAACGCACTTGACTTACCCGACGGCCTCGCAAAGCCCGCAGTGAAGCGGAACGCTGAGACATCGTCCGGCCGCTTTCGCCTCGATATCACGCCGCCGCCGCAGTCCATTGAAGGTCGCGGTGTGTCGGGCGCAGGCTATATATTCGAAGGGCAGTTCTTTGACAAAACCGTCTACTTGGGCGAGTTACGCACTGATCCTCAAGGCCGGCTATTATTTTTGGGCGGGCATGGTCGGGCCGCTCCTCGCTGGGCGGGAACCAAGCCAACGACGTTCGCTAACAATAGTTTGTGGTTTGACGACGTGGCCGACGGAACTGTGCGCGCGCACGTTACGGTCGGCGGCAAATCGTTTGAGGCTACACCGGGCTATGTTTCGGTGGCGCCCCCTAACTATGCGCCCGGGCTGTTTGGGGTTGTGACGATGGACGACGTGGTGCGTGATATGTTCGCCGCGGAAGGTTGGCTTGAACTGCCGCCCCAAACAAGTTTTACCCGTGATGTCTGGCCAATCTTCTCCAGATTGACTGCGATGCAATGGGTCAATCACGGCCTTTTCATGGCGCATGGATTCGGCTCACCTTTAGATGCACGGAATCCAAAAGTGCTTAAAAGGCTCACCGACACCTCGCATGAGGGGCGCGCTTGGCGTGAAGCTGTCTTTGGCCTGTTTCGCGATCCCGCGGTGGGCGGCGCCACTGATCGCTCGAAGCTACCTTATCTATACGGCGATGCGTACGATGGCGGCAGTGTCGACCATGCCCGCGTGCTGTTAGCGGTCACCTCGACCATGTACCGCCACCTCGCGGCCTGGGCGAAAGGCGACTTTATTAACGACTGGCAGGGCGAGCCGCTACCGCCGCACTTTGACGAGCTGACACCGTCCGCGCAAATCGAGCATCTTTCGCGCGCTCCGCTGCACGAATGCCTCGGCGGCCCGTTTCATCCTGGGATCGAATTGACTTGGATCATGCGGCGGGCGTCCCTGTGGGCCGGACCCTACCGGCTGAACGTACTGGACGAAGAAGGACCGGCGCGGCAGGACTTCGGGCCTGAGCTAACGCCGGAGATCTGCCTGGGCGCCGACGGACCGCTGCGCGGAGTGGCGCCAGGTGCGCTAACGCGTTGGCTAGGCGTCCCGTGGCACACCGACGAGGCCTCCTGCCTCTCCGATTTCGAATACTCGCCGTCCACCTACCTATCAATGCCCAGCTACTGGGGCGCGCGAGTTCCCAACCAAGTGTTAAGCGCTGAAGCCTGGTCGCGTGCCGTCGATGAGGCAAGCTTCGAGATGCAGAAGCTCAAGCATGCCACTTACCGCGAGGATTGGACCCGTGACATTAACGGGCGCAACTACTATGAGCGTATTGACAATATGGTGAAGAATTGGTGCGAGTTGGGAATGGTGTTGCCAACCGGCACGCCAACGCACCTGCAGGCGCTTGGCCTGCCGGAAATTGCCCATGTCGAAAACGGTCGGCATCCAGATCATGCGGGCTCGAACGACAAGGTCATGCTCATGGCCGCGATCGAGCGGCTCGCCTCGCCGACTCCGTCAGCCGTTAAGGCAATGGGTCTGACTCAGCCGGGGCAAAGTCGGCCGCCCCGCCGAACTTACCACCGTGGTGAGATATGA
- a CDS encoding Dyp-type peroxidase, which translates to MQEPRLDVDDIQGNILAGFNKDFQILVGLKINNVTMAKQWLLAIQDSIASTAEVLQFNRLFSAMRKRVGRDPHGLASTWLNVAFSHGGIAKLTSAAEADSIPDKAFQFGMPARCKTYLGDPSDSKSPYYCSNWKVGAPDAIPDILLIIASDRPELADEAVAHALQATGASGLAQVYREVGSTRSDQPGHEHFGFKDGLSQPAVRGTVSDAPDDYLTPRLIDPSDPHAASFAQPGRPLVMPGQFVLGYDGQDSKTGAVRPAIPLPAPWLKNGSFLVFRRLKQDVAAFRNFVKDAERSLKPLLPDMRAEHIAAAFVGRWPNGEPLVRTKNGPDPEMMGPIAANAFAYANSMPTIKLAPGVPPDTTPPAPDDSGGNICPHWAHIRKVNPRDEVTNLGDEFDTRTRLMIRRGIPYGKTLPSEAQDDQEDRGLLFLSYQASIVNSFEKITSDWVNKKFTPSPYGHDPIIGQSDSNDRTRVVHFKKDDEEVPLKIDREWVHPTGGGYFFAPSLSAIVGKLAK; encoded by the coding sequence ATGCAAGAACCTAGACTTGACGTTGACGATATTCAGGGCAACATCCTTGCTGGCTTCAATAAGGACTTTCAGATTCTGGTTGGCTTAAAAATCAACAATGTCACGATGGCCAAGCAATGGCTACTTGCCATTCAGGACTCGATTGCGTCCACAGCGGAGGTGTTGCAGTTCAACCGCTTATTCAGCGCTATGCGAAAACGGGTCGGCCGAGATCCACACGGACTCGCATCGACATGGCTCAACGTTGCCTTTTCCCATGGTGGAATCGCAAAATTAACGTCGGCAGCTGAAGCTGATAGTATTCCTGACAAAGCATTTCAGTTTGGAATGCCCGCTCGCTGTAAGACCTATCTGGGCGATCCTTCCGATTCAAAATCTCCCTATTATTGTTCTAATTGGAAGGTAGGCGCTCCGGACGCTATTCCCGATATCTTGTTGATAATCGCAAGCGATCGCCCGGAGCTAGCGGACGAAGCGGTTGCTCACGCTCTTCAGGCTACAGGTGCTAGTGGTTTGGCACAGGTGTATCGCGAAGTTGGAAGCACGCGCAGCGATCAACCTGGGCATGAGCATTTTGGATTCAAAGATGGTCTCTCGCAACCTGCAGTTCGGGGGACCGTTTCGGACGCCCCGGACGATTACTTGACTCCGCGCCTCATCGATCCCAGCGACCCTCATGCTGCCTCGTTTGCTCAGCCGGGAAGACCGCTAGTTATGCCAGGGCAATTTGTCCTAGGTTATGACGGTCAAGACTCCAAAACCGGTGCAGTACGACCCGCCATCCCCCTGCCCGCGCCATGGCTCAAGAACGGATCGTTTCTTGTGTTTCGTCGGCTAAAACAAGATGTCGCCGCGTTTCGCAACTTCGTCAAAGATGCTGAAAGGTCTCTAAAACCTTTATTGCCAGATATGCGTGCTGAGCACATCGCTGCCGCGTTTGTCGGACGCTGGCCAAATGGAGAGCCGCTCGTTCGGACGAAGAATGGGCCGGATCCGGAAATGATGGGACCAATCGCCGCAAATGCGTTTGCTTACGCAAACTCTATGCCGACGATCAAGCTAGCCCCCGGGGTTCCCCCCGATACCACGCCACCGGCACCAGACGATTCTGGAGGAAATATCTGTCCGCATTGGGCACATATTCGTAAAGTCAATCCTCGTGACGAGGTCACTAATTTAGGAGACGAATTTGATACGCGAACGCGTCTCATGATTCGCCGCGGAATTCCTTATGGCAAAACCTTACCATCAGAGGCTCAAGACGACCAAGAGGATCGCGGGTTGTTATTTTTATCCTATCAGGCATCGATTGTCAATTCCTTCGAGAAAATCACATCAGATTGGGTAAATAAAAAATTCACTCCTAGTCCGTATGGACACGATCCGATCATTGGTCAATCAGATTCGAACGATCGTACACGAGTTGTACATTTTAAGAAAGATGATGAAGAGGTACCGCTGAAGATTGACCGAGAGTGGGTCCATCCAACTGGGGGAGGATATTTTTTCGCGCCGTCGCTGTCTGCAATTGTTGGAAAGCTCGCCAAGTAG
- a CDS encoding glycoside hydrolase family 108 protein, translating into MSTFDDAFDQLIGNEGDYSNHPQDSGGETMWGITQRVALAWGYTGPMQDLPRETAKHIAKALYWDPLHCDSYDARVAFQVLDANYNGGPVVVWMQQASGALADGKLGPKTIAAVQAVDPELFIMRFVAARLAYLTALQMWSSFGRGWARRIATNLRVAGA; encoded by the coding sequence ATGAGTACTTTTGATGACGCCTTTGACCAGCTCATTGGCAATGAAGGGGATTACTCCAATCACCCTCAAGATTCTGGCGGTGAAACTATGTGGGGCATCACACAGCGGGTGGCGCTCGCATGGGGCTATACCGGTCCCATGCAGGATTTGCCGCGAGAGACAGCCAAGCACATTGCCAAGGCGCTTTACTGGGATCCGCTGCACTGCGATAGCTACGACGCGCGTGTTGCGTTTCAAGTCTTGGATGCCAATTACAACGGTGGCCCTGTTGTCGTTTGGATGCAGCAAGCCAGCGGCGCGCTCGCCGACGGCAAACTCGGACCCAAGACGATCGCCGCAGTGCAAGCGGTCGACCCAGAGCTATTTATTATGCGTTTTGTAGCCGCGCGACTAGCCTATTTAACCGCGCTGCAAATGTGGTCCAGCTTTGGGCGCGGTTGGGCACGACGCATTGCTACTAATTTGAGGGTAGCCGGAGCTTAA
- a CDS encoding tyrosine-type recombinase/integrase, which translates to MSVTLFTAVQPVETLVLPEHLDGRDGTNRGAPETAQLAARHDLDAVRAWLSNYADTQTTFEAYRKEAERLMLWAVVQLGKPLSSLTHEDLQQFNAFLADPQPANRWVSATGGKYARSDARWRPFNGPLSAASQRQARVILNGLFTWLVDAGYLRGNPMALLRQRAKRSAPRITRYLSVSLWDEVKHFVAQLPQETAAQRAYAARGRWLTTLFYLQGLRLSEVAHGTMGDFSRRLGPDGQDQWWLDIVGKGQRARRVPASPELIVELARYRQACGLPSLPRRAEDTPLVVPFRGARRGLSRSALHDAIKRIFLDAASWLRARGPAFADRADELVRASAHWLRHTAGSHQADAGLDLRTVRDNLGHVSLTTTSLYLHEEEDTRHRQTVRGHRMNWNDQDPV; encoded by the coding sequence GTGTCCGTCACCCTGTTCACCGCCGTGCAACCAGTCGAGACGCTCGTGTTGCCCGAGCATCTGGACGGGCGCGACGGCACTAATCGCGGCGCCCCGGAGACGGCGCAGCTTGCCGCGCGTCACGACCTGGACGCCGTGCGCGCCTGGCTGTCCAATTACGCCGACACGCAAACGACGTTCGAGGCCTACCGTAAGGAGGCCGAGCGGCTCATGCTGTGGGCCGTCGTGCAGCTCGGCAAGCCGCTGTCGTCGCTCACGCACGAGGACCTACAACAATTCAACGCGTTCCTGGCCGACCCGCAGCCCGCAAACCGCTGGGTGTCGGCCACTGGGGGCAAATATGCTCGCAGCGATGCCCGCTGGCGGCCCTTTAATGGCCCGCTGTCCGCAGCGAGCCAGCGGCAAGCGCGGGTGATCCTCAACGGCCTGTTCACGTGGCTGGTGGACGCCGGCTACCTGCGCGGCAACCCGATGGCGCTGCTGCGTCAGCGCGCCAAGCGCTCGGCGCCGCGCATCACGCGCTACTTATCCGTGTCGCTGTGGGACGAGGTCAAACACTTTGTCGCGCAGCTGCCCCAAGAAACGGCCGCGCAGCGCGCGTACGCCGCCCGCGGCCGTTGGCTGACCACGCTCTTTTATCTGCAAGGCCTGCGCCTCTCCGAGGTCGCCCACGGCACCATGGGCGACTTCTCGCGGCGTCTGGGCCCGGACGGACAGGACCAGTGGTGGCTTGACATCGTCGGTAAGGGGCAACGCGCGCGGCGCGTGCCGGCGTCGCCAGAGTTGATCGTCGAGCTGGCCCGCTACCGGCAAGCGTGCGGCCTGCCCTCGCTGCCCCGCCGGGCCGAGGACACGCCGCTGGTCGTGCCCTTCCGAGGCGCGCGCCGTGGCCTGTCGCGCTCCGCCCTGCATGACGCGATCAAGCGGATCTTTCTCGATGCCGCGTCGTGGCTACGCGCGCGCGGGCCCGCCTTCGCCGATCGGGCCGACGAACTGGTGCGTGCGTCGGCGCATTGGCTGCGGCATACGGCCGGCTCGCATCAGGCCGACGCCGGCCTCGATCTGCGCACGGTGCGCGATAACCTCGGGCACGTGTCGCTGACCACGACGAGCTTGTATCTGCACGAGGAAGAGGACACGCGGCACCGTCAGACGGTGCGCGGCCATCGGATGAACTGGAACGACCAAGACCCGGTTTAG
- a CDS encoding DNA-binding protein encodes MSDALSPDAALATEIARLKTAHPNTRELYREVCALLFFRFGITPTANRLYQLVRKGSMGTPTEVLAEFWRELREKSRVKLDHPDLPAELRDAAGALIATLWERAAATAHAALEDIRAEVRVERDAAAAEVAAAREAAAHAERTLETHHAALLAAQARLQELEPALAGAEAARQTLHTEVERLQRDAQERDAALAQARADFARELDKLRADTARAEARLQAAEKRALLETEHERRTSARLIKERDAAVRRADESDAQRRAERQALQAQLGDARQHIGMLEGNLAALQRANADAEKARRVRQRRPTQSASGRTSGPIRRPRPLTRALKKTS; translated from the coding sequence ATGAGTGATGCCCTGTCCCCTGACGCGGCGTTGGCCACCGAGATCGCGCGCTTGAAAACCGCGCATCCGAACACGCGCGAGTTGTATCGCGAAGTATGCGCGCTGTTGTTCTTTCGCTTTGGCATCACTCCCACCGCGAACCGCCTGTACCAACTGGTGCGCAAGGGCAGCATGGGCACGCCCACCGAGGTTCTCGCCGAGTTCTGGCGCGAGCTGCGTGAAAAAAGTCGTGTCAAGCTCGATCACCCGGATTTGCCCGCCGAGCTGCGCGACGCCGCCGGCGCGCTCATCGCGACGCTGTGGGAGCGAGCCGCGGCCACCGCGCACGCGGCGCTGGAAGACATACGTGCCGAGGTGCGTGTCGAACGCGACGCGGCCGCCGCCGAGGTAGCCGCCGCCCGCGAGGCTGCGGCGCACGCCGAGCGCACGCTCGAGACGCACCACGCGGCGCTGCTCGCTGCGCAGGCACGCCTCCAAGAACTGGAGCCCGCGCTGGCGGGGGCTGAAGCAGCGCGCCAGACACTGCACACGGAAGTCGAGCGTTTGCAACGCGACGCTCAGGAGCGAGACGCCGCGCTCGCCCAGGCGCGCGCCGATTTTGCCCGCGAACTCGATAAGCTGCGGGCCGACACGGCGCGCGCCGAAGCACGGCTGCAAGCGGCCGAAAAGCGCGCGCTCTTAGAGACCGAGCATGAGCGCCGCACCAGCGCGCGTCTAATCAAGGAGCGGGATGCGGCAGTGCGACGCGCCGACGAAAGTGACGCGCAGCGCCGCGCTGAGCGGCAAGCGCTGCAGGCGCAATTGGGGGACGCACGCCAGCACATTGGCATGCTGGAAGGCAACTTAGCCGCGCTGCAGCGCGCGAACGCCGACGCTGAAAAAGCGCGGCGCGTACGGCAGCGCAGACCCACCCAGTCCGCATCAGGCCGCACCTCGGGCCCGATTAGGCGGCCACGCCCGCTCACGCGTGCGCTGAAAAAGACTTCGTGA
- a CDS encoding type II toxin-antitoxin system RelB/DinJ family antitoxin: MATTTMVHIRIDETVKAQAAQTLASMGLTVSDAIRVFLTRIVADKALPFAIQAPNAASRAAMAEAREIIESRHVRFATSDALMNDLEKNTRK, translated from the coding sequence ATGGCTACAACGACAATGGTTCATATCCGTATTGACGAGACCGTCAAAGCGCAGGCTGCGCAAACGTTAGCCTCGATGGGGCTGACTGTCTCCGATGCCATTCGAGTCTTCCTGACGCGCATCGTGGCAGACAAAGCGCTGCCCTTTGCGATCCAAGCGCCCAATGCGGCCAGCCGTGCCGCCATGGCTGAAGCTCGCGAAATCATCGAGAGCCGCCACGTTCGCTTTGCAACTTCCGACGCTTTGATGAATGACCTTGAAAAGAACACCCGCAAGTAA
- a CDS encoding type II toxin-antitoxin system YafQ family toxin codes for MTLKRTPASKRATLPRASDYTKAFLKDWQRLSYSGRYDMNRLKEAMTLLVANDGPLAAEWLDHSLAGEWDNHRECHIGGDFLLIYKLADIGKHGLVIFVRAGTHSELFS; via the coding sequence ATGACCTTGAAAAGAACACCCGCAAGTAAGCGGGCCACTCTACCGCGCGCATCAGATTACACCAAAGCATTTCTCAAGGACTGGCAACGTCTGTCTTACTCGGGCCGGTACGATATGAACCGGTTGAAAGAGGCCATGACGTTGCTTGTTGCCAATGATGGCCCGCTTGCTGCTGAGTGGTTGGATCACTCGCTTGCGGGAGAGTGGGACAATCACCGGGAGTGTCACATTGGGGGCGATTTTCTGCTTATTTATAAGCTCGCTGATATCGGCAAGCATGGCTTAGTGATCTTCGTCCGAGCGGGCACGCATTCCGAACTTTTTTCTTAG